CCAACGGCTCCCCTTTTTTTTGGCAGGCGATGTGTTCGCCCGTGGTCCGAGGATTCGTAGGGGCGGACCGATGTGTCCGCCCTCCCCGCCCAGGGCAGACACGCAGGTCTGCCCCTACAAAAAAGGTTCTTCAGGCTTTTGTATGGATAACTTGGCAGTATCCCCCCTTCTTTTCTCTCATCACGAAGATCTCATCGCGGCTACGCGCCGAAAATCGGAATATCTCGCGCAAAGACGCAAAGGCGCAAAGGAAAACCCGATTCCGAACTTGGCGTTCTTGGCGTCTTGGCGGGAACAAACCCGTCTTTCCTTCGTGCGCTAGGTCCTTCGTGGTGAATCCTCGTCCACACTAATCCTGGAAGAGCCACAAAAAATTCCCCGCCAGCGTGATCTACGTATCGCCCCCGCATCGTGCCTGCCCTGAGCCTCGTCGAAGGGCATCGCCCATCCCCCCTCGTTGTCTTTTTCACGCGCCAATGATAATTTGTCGATCGTGAAGAAGCGCGAGAATCTAGCGAAGGCGATTTACGATCTTGCCAAGTTGGTTTTCGCGGCTCTTGTGCTTGGCCCGATTGTTACACCAGAAGCTTTCAGTGTCCCCAGCCTTATCGCAGGAGCTACCGCGACGCTTTTTGCTGCTCGCTTCGGCATACTTGGTTGACAAGGGAGGTTGAATATGGATCCACTTTTAGTACTCTTTACTCTAACTGGTGCCATTGCGATCATTGTCGGTCTGCTCTTCTACCTCCACGACCGAAAAGTCCGGCGTTAAACCGAACGCCGGCTCTTCTATGCCGTTCTTCTTGAAAGGGCGCGTTCTATGAGGAAGCCTCTTCTTAGCGGAGCGCGTTTCATGAAGAAGAGATCAACTTCCCTGCTACGGTCGCTCACGCTCGTTGTTTTCGTTTTCTGGCTTTCGCCGGAATCGCCCTGGGCGCAGGAGGGCGGCTTCTATCCGGGAAAGTTGGCGATCGCCAAGGCTAAAAACCTCACGCCGCAGGAGCGCGAGGTCGAGGCCCGTTTTGCGAAATATCTCGAAGAGCGCACCGATGAAGCCATCGCTCGCTATCAGGCGAAGTACGGCAAGGAGATCAACACCGACAATGCGCGCGAGCTGTCCCAGGACTATGCTCCGGGAGGAATGGATGCGGAAGACGCGCGCACGCGGGCCGCCCGCGCCCAATGGAGCTCGGCCGTGCACGAGCCTTCGAGCGCGCTCACCAAGGAGATCTACCGCAGGGAATTGAAAAAAGCCGCGGCGCCAAACGAACGGAGCCAAGTGGTTTTCACCGCGGGCGGCGCGGGGTCGGGAAAGACAACGGGCATTCAGCAAATTGCGGGCTTGGGGCACGCGGTCGAGGCCGCTCAGATCGTCTACGATACGACCCTCTCCAGCTTGAGATCGTCGCTGGATAGAATCTCCCAAGCGCTGGATGCCGGAAAAACGGTGAGCATCATCTTCGTGTACCGCGATCCGATCGATTCGTTGGTCGGAGGCGCGTTGCCGCGAGCGGAAAGGAACGGCAGAACGCTTCCTCTGGAAGTGTTTCTGGATACTCATATAGGGGCGCCCGAAGTTCTGCTTAAAGTCGCCGAGACTTACAAGGGAGACAAACGGGTTGAGATCGCGATCATCGACAACAGCAGGGGGCGGGGAAAGGCGGCGGCGGCCGACCTCAAGTTTGTTCAGGCGGTGGCGCGGAAGTACACGAGAGAAGATTTGGGGGCCAAGCTCTTGCGGGGCTTGGAGGATGCGTATGAAAAAAAGAAGCGGGGGGAAAAAGAAGGGATTTCGGAAGATATCTATCGAGCGTTTAAGGGACATGCCTCTTAAAGAATACACGGCGCTTCTGGCGCGGGACATGGTCGCCAGCCTCAATATCAAAACTGGAGATGCCAAATCCAAGGGAAAGGAAAAGCAGAAACGTGATAAGGCAAGAAAGCGGTAAGGGGGGTCTTCCCGCCTCGAGAAATTCATTGCAAAAGGAAGATTGCAAATTGCAAACATCAAAATGGCCAATCCGGATTTTCCGTTTTTCAATTTTCACTTTGCATTTTGCATTCATTGGGCTCCTCTTCCTGGCGCTTGGCCTCGGGTTATTTTCCGGTTGCGGCGAGAAGTTCATGGACCATATCCCGAGGGTCGGAATTGGCGGACGATACAACGAGGGCAAAGAACAGTTTCTAAGAGGCAGGGGCGGGAATATGGAGACGGCGATTGCCGCCCTGGATGCCGTGGTCCGCGAGGATCCCACCTACAAGGACAGCCTCACGCTCCTGGGCAGGGCCTATTACAACACGGGAAAATATGAGATCGCCAGGCAGATTCTACAGCGGGCTTTGCTGGTCAATAAGGACGACGAGATCGCCTGGATGGCGTTGGGACTCGCCCAACTGCGACTCGGCCAAGATGAGAAGGGGATCGAAACCCTTCAAGGCGCGATCACTCTCATCAGCAAAGTCTCGAAGAGCGGCTACCGCGATTTTAAAGAGTGGGACAACAAGGCGCTGGTCCGTACTTACATCTCAAGGAGCGCCGTGGACGTCAAGAAAGGATCCGAAGCGAAGGCAAGCTTGATTCGGAATTGCGAGACTCTGCTCGCTCGAATGGACGACGAAGAGAATTATCAAAAGCAAACGAGGGACTTCAACCGCCGTAAGAGTCCGCGGTAGCGCCTCAACCGCCGCCCCGTCTTGTTGGGGAGTTGGATCGTGGTGGCAGCGACTCAGGAAGGGCGCTACCATACCCAGCCGTTCACCTACCGTTTAGAAGCGGACTATTCAAAAGGATGTCGGCCAGGGTCGTCAGGAAGTAACCCAGGCTCACGTAGGCGTTCAAATCGAAAAACGCCTTGTTGATCCTCGACAGAT
The nucleotide sequence above comes from Candidatus Binatia bacterium. Encoded proteins:
- a CDS encoding tetratricopeptide repeat protein, which translates into the protein MDHIPRVGIGGRYNEGKEQFLRGRGGNMETAIAALDAVVREDPTYKDSLTLLGRAYYNTGKYEIARQILQRALLVNKDDEIAWMALGLAQLRLGQDEKGIETLQGAITLISKVSKSGYRDFKEWDNKALVRTYISRSAVDVKKGSEAKASLIRNCETLLARMDDEENYQKQTRDFNRRKSPR